A genomic stretch from Candidatus Cloacimonadota bacterium includes:
- a CDS encoding C10 family peptidase → MKKLLFLLIALSAFLLRANTISESRAKALANSILNLQSGSHCISGLEVLRSEQGDLAYIYALEPTGYMVISAHDTLPPLVAYSVDSDFGFRNTDNPLRTILKADLSHRLQFYDVSYTDTWQRAETSPRSITLVNDYLLSTNWNQTAPWNTMCPLDPISNSRSVAGCPAVAMAQIVNHLQSLNNTRFDDSDDYYHAFSGRNYTIDDDFETMDFPSFPELNAYLDQVQTAFNHDELPSSELQAALVFACGTACKQIYSSQVSGTLSVNQAYAAFQRFGFPNVELLGPEHPQLYTRMIQNIEEGIPLLLAMVTPAEDAGHNVVVDGHNEGMYHLNFGWGGQYNGWYSLPEGVPYNLTVVEGAVVNLQPTIAMIGVPDALEIASGGSQQLEVVNLSALTMQLVDLQVGTELNAAEWQISPAPGIATIEAYGSIVFSITNLVPTRDIIESTIRLVFDNAWLEIPIVFRNSSATDDSEYSPVCVSILTSPNPFSQSCEFHVSGTKSPINELRIYNLKGQLVHQSHHNIWDGRDSLGQACPTGLYFYRINGEDFSKSGKLIKQ, encoded by the coding sequence ATGAAAAAGCTCTTATTTCTCCTAATTGCCCTTTCTGCCTTCCTGCTGAGGGCAAATACTATAAGCGAATCCAGAGCAAAGGCATTGGCAAATTCCATCTTGAACCTGCAATCTGGATCACACTGTATTTCGGGACTTGAAGTCTTGCGTTCGGAACAGGGTGATCTCGCCTATATATATGCTTTAGAACCTACTGGATACATGGTGATCTCCGCCCATGATACACTTCCTCCTCTCGTTGCCTACTCCGTGGATTCCGATTTCGGCTTTCGGAACACCGACAATCCTCTGCGCACAATCCTGAAAGCTGACCTTAGCCATCGCCTGCAATTTTATGATGTATCTTATACAGATACATGGCAACGAGCTGAAACCAGCCCTCGTTCCATAACGCTGGTAAACGACTATTTACTGAGTACAAATTGGAATCAGACCGCTCCCTGGAACACCATGTGCCCGCTTGACCCCATATCCAATTCCCGCAGCGTAGCGGGCTGTCCCGCCGTCGCAATGGCTCAGATCGTAAACCATCTCCAAAGCCTGAATAACACCCGCTTTGACGATAGTGATGATTATTACCACGCTTTTTCCGGAAGGAACTATACCATCGATGATGACTTCGAAACAATGGATTTTCCCTCTTTCCCGGAATTGAACGCTTATCTGGATCAAGTACAGACCGCTTTCAATCACGATGAGCTTCCCTCTTCGGAGCTTCAGGCTGCCTTGGTCTTTGCTTGTGGAACCGCTTGTAAGCAGATTTATTCTTCCCAGGTTTCCGGAACTCTCTCTGTGAATCAGGCTTATGCCGCTTTCCAGAGATTCGGTTTCCCCAATGTTGAGCTTTTGGGACCGGAGCATCCCCAACTATACACCAGGATGATTCAGAACATTGAAGAAGGCATTCCTCTACTGCTGGCAATGGTGACTCCTGCGGAAGATGCCGGACACAATGTAGTCGTAGATGGGCACAATGAAGGCATGTATCACCTCAATTTCGGCTGGGGTGGCCAATACAACGGATGGTATTCTCTCCCGGAAGGCGTTCCCTACAATCTTACCGTGGTTGAGGGAGCAGTTGTTAATCTGCAACCCACCATCGCTATGATTGGTGTGCCCGATGCTCTGGAAATCGCCTCCGGAGGCAGTCAGCAACTTGAAGTAGTGAACCTCAGTGCCTTGACCATGCAATTGGTCGATCTGCAGGTGGGCACTGAATTGAATGCCGCAGAGTGGCAGATATCTCCCGCTCCCGGCATTGCTACCATCGAAGCCTATGGGTCAATAGTCTTTAGCATTACTAATCTGGTACCCACCCGCGACATCATTGAAAGTACTATCCGCCTGGTCTTCGATAATGCCTGGCTGGAAATCCCCATTGTCTTCCGCAACAGTTCCGCTACGGATGATTCCGAATATAGTCCGGTCTGCGTAAGTATTCTGACTAGTCCCAATCCCTTTTCCCAGAGCTGTGAATTCCACGTATCCGGCACCAAATCCCCCATCAACGAACTGCGTATATACAACTTGAAAGGGCAATTGGTGCACCAATCCCACCACAATATTTGGGATGGACGGGATTCCCTGGGCCAAGCCTGCCCTACCGGACTTTATTTCTATAGGATTAATGGTGAAGACTTTTCTAAGAGTGGCAAATTGATTAAGCAGTAG
- a CDS encoding ABC transporter permease gives MGFFLFVALTLREVFHIPSNRHVSSMVMLRQILFTGYEALPLISFLALAIGGLVILQGTNLLSGFGQGIWVHIVLVTVVVNELSGILTALVVVARSGTAISTELGNMRVRREIDLIESFGISPVSYLVLSRIIGVVVSMVILVLYFNLVAVLGGWLFSRMFNQLEFGAFMSEFFSVLKLSHIFSSLIKSIVFGLIISISSTYHGMSVGHASTEVPQRTIRAVVSSIFAVILSDILITWLFWVFR, from the coding sequence ATGGGCTTTTTTTTGTTTGTTGCCCTTACTCTGAGGGAGGTTTTCCATATCCCATCCAATCGCCATGTCAGTTCCATGGTGATGTTGCGGCAGATACTGTTTACCGGTTACGAAGCCTTACCGCTCATCAGCTTTTTAGCTCTTGCAATTGGAGGTCTGGTGATCTTGCAGGGAACAAACCTGTTATCGGGATTTGGCCAGGGGATATGGGTTCACATTGTATTGGTTACAGTGGTGGTAAACGAACTTTCCGGTATCCTCACTGCTTTGGTAGTTGTGGCGCGCAGCGGGACAGCTATTTCTACGGAACTGGGTAATATGCGTGTGCGCCGGGAAATTGATCTGATAGAGTCTTTTGGGATATCACCCGTATCTTATTTGGTTCTTTCCCGCATCATTGGAGTGGTAGTGTCAATGGTAATCCTGGTGCTATACTTCAATTTAGTTGCTGTTTTGGGCGGATGGTTGTTTTCCAGGATGTTCAATCAGCTGGAGTTTGGGGCTTTTATGAGCGAATTCTTCTCAGTTCTGAAGCTATCCCACATTTTTTCCAGTTTAATTAAATCCATCGTGTTTGGCCTGATCATTTCGATTTCATCCACCTATCACGGTATGAGTGTGGGTCACGCCAGCACCGAAGTGCCGCAACGCACAATCCGGGCAGTGGTTAGTTCGATATTTGCCGTTATCCTGAGCGATATACTGATTACTTGGTTGTTTTGGGTGTTCCGATGA
- a CDS encoding ROK family protein, producing the protein MRQYLGIDIGASRFKYGIGNSNLGLQRFAVKRITDRSIEGFRKIVLDIISETENQGISGICIGSPGTITYPEGKIVGHNPNLPFFTDFRPVDLIPEGIDIPVCADNDANLMALAEACLKPCRVCVGITIGSGIGCGVVHRKNIFHGAHGFAAEAGHMIVYPDGLLCSCGKKGCLEAYSSVDGIRRRLHDINSPYAGLDLPNLIASRTRIPEVDKYISEGEQVLIRGLANLCTVLDPDLLILGGGAMDFAIYNIQKVEAGIKELVPTALSQHLRCVHAGYGNRAGVMGGIILCEKLYHRNENCNHVEL; encoded by the coding sequence GTGAGACAGTACCTTGGCATCGATATCGGCGCTTCGAGATTCAAATACGGCATTGGCAACAGTAACCTAGGTTTACAACGTTTTGCCGTAAAACGAATTACTGATCGAAGCATTGAAGGATTTCGCAAGATTGTCCTGGACATCATTTCGGAAACGGAGAATCAGGGGATCAGTGGCATCTGCATAGGCAGTCCTGGAACCATCACTTATCCCGAAGGCAAGATTGTGGGGCACAATCCCAATCTGCCGTTTTTTACGGATTTCAGACCTGTGGATCTGATACCTGAGGGGATCGATATTCCAGTCTGTGCTGATAATGATGCGAATCTGATGGCTTTAGCTGAGGCATGTTTGAAACCATGTCGGGTATGCGTGGGAATCACGATTGGTAGCGGGATCGGCTGTGGAGTGGTGCACAGAAAGAACATCTTTCATGGCGCACATGGTTTTGCCGCTGAAGCGGGGCACATGATAGTCTATCCGGATGGCCTGTTATGTTCATGCGGGAAAAAGGGTTGTCTGGAAGCCTACAGTTCTGTGGATGGGATCAGGCGCCGCTTACATGACATCAATTCACCTTATGCTGGCTTGGATTTGCCCAATTTAATTGCTTCCAGAACTCGTATTCCAGAGGTGGATAAGTATATTTCAGAGGGCGAACAGGTTTTGATCCGTGGCTTGGCAAATCTCTGCACGGTATTGGATCCCGATCTGCTTATATTGGGCGGAGGGGCAATGGACTTTGCCATATACAACATCCAGAAAGTGGAAGCGGGAATCAAAGAATTGGTTCCAACTGCTCTTTCACAGCACCTGAGATGCGTTCATGCCGGCTATGGGAACCGTGCCGGAGTGATGGGTGGCATCATTTTGTGCGAAAAATTGTATCATCGGAACGAAAATTGCAACCATGTAGAATTATAA
- a CDS encoding ATP-binding cassette domain-containing protein yields the protein MIIEFCKVSSKEGLIALDLKLDLTGVILIHDPSENLSRAILNAMVGLDEILEGEILIDGIGLQEYLSRGPQIQSFGYVFDEGIMLSNLSLRENLMLPLKWLHPDLDEDVMDEKIAAMLQRFRLDMDLSQRPAKYRAGELKLLSFVRTLLIEPKVLLLDDPYYVLNKNERAVLLNVLSQLRSVYPMLIASIDDDFGLGFAEQIIDLTAYLKHLNTE from the coding sequence ATGATCATCGAGTTTTGCAAAGTAAGTAGTAAAGAAGGTTTGATAGCGCTGGATCTGAAGCTGGATCTTACTGGGGTGATCCTGATCCACGATCCCAGCGAGAACCTTTCTCGCGCAATACTAAATGCAATGGTGGGTTTGGATGAAATCTTGGAGGGAGAAATCCTGATTGATGGGATTGGGTTACAGGAGTATCTATCACGAGGTCCCCAGATTCAAAGCTTTGGCTATGTCTTTGATGAAGGCATTATGCTCTCCAACCTGTCTTTGAGAGAGAATCTGATGCTGCCGCTGAAATGGTTGCATCCGGATCTGGATGAGGATGTGATGGATGAGAAAATTGCGGCGATGTTGCAGAGATTCAGGCTGGATATGGACCTCTCCCAGCGTCCGGCGAAATATCGGGCGGGAGAATTGAAACTGCTTAGTTTTGTGCGGACTCTATTGATCGAGCCCAAAGTGCTTTTGCTGGATGATCCATATTACGTATTGAACAAAAACGAGCGGGCAGTACTATTGAATGTACTTTCGCAACTACGCTCTGTGTATCCGATGCTGATCGCCAGTATCGACGACGATTTTGGTCTGGGTTTTGCAGAACAGATCATAGACCTCACCGCCTACCTCAAGCATCTAAACACAGAATGA
- a CDS encoding XRE family transcriptional regulator, giving the protein MIGERIRAFRTSLKKKQIEVAKDLKLNPSAISQMESGKINPSLENMQQMWRLYGVDLHWLITGEGNMFSDSKKGIAQSKSKGWETLQQMLNKSLEEIARAKTDLVDSSVIDIPVQGEIAAGPPVESNLPHADTISIRRGQIKGSPGSFISLRVNGHSMEPSLHHDDIVVINQCNDWEKLSGKICAVRIDGAITLKMMTMDHKTSTVILLPINEEYNPILVKPDEHNDLTLIGNVASLFRRF; this is encoded by the coding sequence ATGATCGGTGAGAGAATACGTGCTTTCCGCACCAGTCTTAAAAAGAAACAAATTGAGGTAGCAAAAGACCTCAAACTCAATCCTTCAGCCATCTCACAAATGGAGAGCGGCAAGATCAATCCATCCCTTGAAAACATGCAACAGATGTGGAGGCTTTATGGTGTAGACCTGCATTGGCTGATTACCGGAGAAGGCAATATGTTTAGTGATAGTAAAAAGGGTATAGCTCAAAGCAAGAGTAAAGGCTGGGAAACCCTACAGCAGATGCTGAACAAGAGCCTGGAAGAGATCGCCCGGGCCAAGACAGACCTGGTGGATTCTTCTGTGATAGACATCCCAGTACAAGGAGAGATCGCTGCCGGCCCCCCGGTGGAAAGCAATCTCCCCCATGCAGACACTATCTCGATCCGCAGAGGTCAGATCAAGGGTTCTCCGGGCAGTTTTATCAGCCTTCGTGTAAACGGACACAGCATGGAGCCTTCCCTGCATCATGACGATATTGTAGTAATCAATCAATGTAACGATTGGGAGAAGCTCTCGGGCAAGATCTGCGCCGTGCGCATCGATGGTGCCATCACCTTGAAAATGATGACCATGGATCATAAAACCAGCACAGTGATCCTTTTGCCTATCAACGAAGAATACAATCCCATCCTGGTAAAACCGGATGAACACAACGATCTGACCCTAATAGGAAATGTGGCGTCCCTATTTAGAAGATTTTAA